Within the Thermosynechococcaceae cyanobacterium Okahandja genome, the region GCCGCCAAGGGTTGGGCGGGCTAAGGCGCTCAGCGACCCTGCCTGACACAAAAGGGAACACCCAAATGACGGTAGCGGGAGCGGGGTAATGTCGTGCCCAACTCCCCAACATCTCCCATTCAAGTCCCATGAGGCAAAGGGATTTTTTCCAAAATCTTAACAATTCTTGCCTTGACTATTGCTTACCGTAAGAAATCCCTATAATGGTTGAGGCGGGACGTTTGTGTTGTTAGTCTTGTTCCACTAAGCAATTACTGCGGAATGCACTGTCGCCTTGGCTCTCTAGCTTCAGAGTCGTGGCGTCTTGCAGTCTCTATGGCTTAGGGCACGAACAGCGGCAACCCCGTAATTTACCTCGCGCCTATTTAACGTTTTAGTTTTCAGACCCATGCAACAATCCTCTCTGTTTTCCCCGGCCAACTCCCCCGCCTTAAATCATGGTTATCATGGTCAACCATGGCTTGTGGAAGAGCGAGATGCCTGTGGGGTTGGTTTTGTGGCGCACCGCAAGGGAGTGGCCAGCCACCGGATCATTGAGCAGGCACTGGAGGGTCTGACCTGTCTAGAGCATCGGGGCGGCTGTAGTGCCGATCGCGACTCTGGCGACGGCGCAGGCATTATGACCGCCATTCCGTGGGAGCTGTTACCGGAGTTTGGCATTCCCCGGCAGCGGATTGGGGTAGCCATGATCTTTTTGCCCCAAGGGGCGGCCACGGCTGCCGCAAAGGCCATTGTCGAGCGGGTGCTCAGCGAGAACGAGCTACGCCTGCTCGGCTGGCGCACGGTACCGGTGAATGGGGATGTGTTAGGGGTACAAGCTAAGCAAAATCAACCCCAAATTGAGCAACTGTTCGTGGCCTCCAGCAAAGCGGTGGGGGATGAGCTAGAGCGGCAGCTATACCTAGCTCGCAAGCGGATTGAGCGTGCCGTGACCCAAAGCAGCGCCGAGTGGCAGCACGACTTTTACATCTGTTCCTTTTCGACCCGCACGATTGTCTATAAGGGGATGGTGCGCTCCGTGGTCTTGGCGCAGTTTTACGATGACCTGCGCAACCCCAACTACGTCAGTCCCTTTGCCCTCTACCATCGCCGCTTTAGCACGAATACCATGCCGAAGTGGCCCCTAGCACAACCGATGCGCATGCTGGGGCACAACGGTGAAATTAATACCCTCTTGGGGAATATCAACTGGATGCGGGCACGGCAGTCGCAGCTTGCCCATCCCTACTGGCAAGATGCCTTTGCCGACTTGACCCCCGTGGTGAATGCTGAAAACAGTGACTCGGCAAACCTTGATAATGTTCTCGAGCTACTGGTGCAGTCGGGTCGCCAGCCCCTACACGCCATGATGATGCTGGTGCCGGAAGCTTACCAAAACCAGCCGGGCTTAGACGACCATCCGGAAGTGGTGGACTTTTACGAGTACTACAGCGGCATTCAGGAAGCGTGGGATGGCCCAGCTTTGGTGGCCTTTTCCGACGGCAAAATTGTGGGTGCCACCCTAGATCGCAATGGTTTGCGCCCCGCCCGCTACACACTCACCAGCGATGACTTGGTAATTGTTTCCTCAGAAGCTGGCAGCATCCACATCCCCGCAGAAATGGTTCTTGAAAAAGGGCGGCTGGGTCCCGGGCAGATGATTGCCGTTGACCTAGAGCACCAAGAACTGCTCACCAACTGGGAAATTAAACAGCGGGTGGCGCAGCAGCAGCCCTACGGCGAGTGGCTGAAAACCTATCGCCAAGAGCTGACCCCCCAGCCCTACTGGGAAGAGCCACAACTAGAGAGCCACACCTGCCTACAGCAGCAAACCGCCTTTGGCTTTAGTGCCGAAGATGTGGAAATGATTATTGAGGCCATGGCCAAGGACGGCAAAGAACCCACCTTTTGTATGGGGGATGACATTCCCTTGGCGGTGCTGTCCTCCCAGCCCCATCTGCTGTACGACTACTTTAAGCAGCGCTTTGCCCAAGTGACGAACCCGCCCATTGATCCGCTGCGGGAAAAACTGGTGATGTCGCTGGTGACCCGCCTAGGCGCTCGTGGCAATTTACTGGTGGAATCGCCGGAGGATGCACGGCTTTTACAACTCAACTCGCCGCTAATTAATGAGGCGGAACTAGCGGAAATTCTCAAGGCACCTTTTGGCGCGGTGCGGCTTTCCACTCAGTTTGCCATCGATCAAGGCCCCGCGGGGCTAGAAGCCGCGGTCAACCGTCTCTGCGAGCAGGCAGCAACGGCAGTTCAGTCCGGGTCAGCCATTCTTGTCCTGAGCGATCGCCACAATCAAGCGGGCGAGTTACAGATGGTGGCGGCAGACACGTCTTATATTCCACCCTTGCTGGCGGTGGGGGCGGTGCACCATCACCTCATTGCCCGCGGCATTCGGCGGCGGGTGTCACTGGTGGTCGAAACAGCCCAGTGCTGGAGTACCCATCATTTTGCCTGTCTGATTGGCTACGGCGCGGGGGCGGTGTGCCCGTATCTGACGTGGGAAACGATCCGCCAGTGGTGGCACAGCGATCGCACCCAAAACCTGATGGCCAAGGGCAAGCTGGCCAACATTGACCTGCAAACGGCTCAGGCCAACTACCGTAAAGCCATTGAAGAGGGGTTACTAAAAATCCTATCTAAGATGGGCATTTCCCTAATTGCCAGCTATCGCGGTGCCCAAATTTTTGAGGCGATCGGCATTGGGGATGACCTCCTCAACAAAGCCTTTATCGGCACCACATCGCGGGTGGGGGGTCTAACCCTGCGGGATTTAGCCCAAGAGACCATTCGCTTCCACCACAAAGCCTTCCCGGAACTCACCAGCAAAAAGCTGGAAAACTTTGGCTTTGTTCAGTTCCGGCCGGGGGGTGAGTACCACATGAATAACCCGGAAATGGCCAAGGCGCTGCACAAGGCCGTGGCGGCCAACAGCTACGACCACTACCAAGTCTATCGGCAGCAGTTGACGGGTCGTCCCCCTACCGCCCTGCGGGATTTACTCGAGTTCCAGAGCGATCGCCCCCCGATTCCCTTAGAGGCGGTAGAACCGGCCAGCGAGATTGTCAAGCGCTTCTGCACCGGCGGCATGTCCTTGGGTGCCCTTTCCCGCGAAGCCCATGAGGTGTTAGCGATCGCCATGAATCGCCTAGGGGGCAAATCCAACTCCGGGGAAGGGGGGGAAGATCCGGTGCGCTTCCAAATCCTCACCGATGTGGACGCGGAGGGGCGTTCTCCCCAACTGCCGCATCTGCGGGGATTGCGCAACGGCGATACCGCTAGCTCCGCCATTAAACAGGTGGCCTCCGGTCGCTTTGGGGTGACCCCAGAATACCTCACCCATGCCCAACAAATTGAAATTAAAATTGCCCAAGGCGCAAAACCCGGCGAAGGCGGACAACTGCCGGGCACCAAAGTTAGCCCCTACATTGCCATGCTGCGGCGCTCTAAGCCCGGGGTGTCCCTGATTTCACCGCCACCCCACCACGACATTTACTCCATTGAAGATTTGGCGCAACTCATTTTTGATCTGCACCAGATTAATCCCCAAGCCCAAGTCTCGGTCAAACTGGTGGCGGAAATTGGCATCGGAACCATTGCCGCAGGGGTGGCCAAAGCCAACGCCGATGTCATTCAAATTTCCGGTCACGATGGTGGCACCGGTGCCTCTCCCTTGAGTTCGATTAAACACGCGGGTAGCCCGTGGGAATTGGGTCTGACGGAGGTTCACCGTGTCCTGCTGGAAAATCAACTGCGCGATCGCGTCGTGCTGCGGGTGGATGGCGGCCTCAAGTGCGGCTGGGATGTGGTCATGGGCGCGCTGATGGGGGCAGAAGAATTTGGCTTTGGCTCCGTGGCCATGATTGCCGAAGGCTGCATTATGGCACGCATTTGCCACACCAATAACTGTCCGGTGGGGGTAGCCACCCAAAAAGAAGACCTACGCCAGCGCTTCCCAGGGTTGCCTGAGCACGTTGTGAACTTCTTCCTGTTTATTGCCGAAGAGGTGCGCTCAATTCTGGCGCAGCTTGGCTATACTTCGTTGCGGGACGTGGTGGGCCGTGCGGATCTGCTGACTCCCCGCTCCGATCTGCACCTCGCAAAAACCGCTCCCCTCAACCTAGACTGCTTAACCAAGTTGCCCGACACCCGTAGCGATCGCCGCTGGTTAGAGCACGAAACCGTCCATAGCAACGGTCCGGTGCTAGACGACCAGATTTTGGCTCGCCCGGAAGTACAGGCCGCCATCAGCAAGCAACAAACCGTTGAGCTGACTCTGCCCATTGTCAACACCGATCGCACCGTGGGGGCACGCATTGCGGGTGCCATTGCCAAACAGTACGGCAATACCGGCTTTGAAGGCCAAATTACGCTTCATTTCCATGGCAGCGCTGGCCAGAGCTTTGGTGCCTTTAACTTGCCGGGGATGATCCTGCACCTGACCGGCGAGGCCAACGACTACGTGGGCAAAGGGATGCACGGTGGTGAACTGATCATTAAGCCGCCTGCCAACGCCCCCTACACTGCCGAGGCTAACGTCATTATTGGCAACACCTGTCTGTACGGTGCCACCGGCGGCGTACTTTTTGCCAATGGTCGGGCGGGTGAGCGCTTTGCGGTGCGCAACTCCAAAGCCCAAGCCGTGGTGGAAGGCACAGGGGATCACTGCTGTGAGTACATGACCGGTGGTGTGGTGGTGGTCTTGGGCACCACAGGACGCAATGTTGGAGCCGGTATGACCGGTGGTTTGGCCTACATTCTCGATGAAGTGGGCACATTCCCGGCCAAGGTAAATCCCGAAATTGTTCGCATTCAGCGGGTCACCTCCGCCATTGGCGCGGCGCAACTGCGGCAACTGATTACGGCGCATCGCGAGCGCACGGGTAGCCCGAAAGCAGCGCTAATTCTGGAGCAGTGGGAGTCCTACTTGCCCCTGTTCTGGCAGGTGGTGCCCCCCTCGGAAGCCAACAGCCCGGAAGTGGTGGGTGAGACACCGGTGGATGCTCCGGATAAAGTTTTAAGCCCTCTCTCCTAGCGGGCTGCTAACCATGCCTTAGCGGCGCGATCGCCACTCAGGTAGGCACCATGGACAGTCGCCGGATAGCGATCGTGGGTCGCCTCTCCAGCCAAAAAGAGGCGATCGCCAATGGGTTCGCTCAGGCTCCGGTAATCTGCGGGGCTTGCTAAAGGGGGAATAAAGGAGTAAGCCCCATAGCTGAAGGGATCCTGCCCCCATCGGCTCAGGGCAAACCGGGTCGGATCAGGGATGTCCGCACCGTATAATCGGCGCAGCGTCGCCATGGCCGCCCCAATAATCTGCTGATCTGAGCGTGCCTCAAGGCGACGGCCAAAGGTTGCCGCATTAAAGGCCATTAGCAGCGGTTGCCCCGTGTAAGCGTGCAGATTCAGCCATTCGCACCACTCCCCCTTCCGCTCAGAAATGTAGTTGAGGATCTCCACCTCTTCCCAAAAGACCGTTGGAAACTCCAGCACCACTTTGTTGAGAATGCCCATGCCTAGGCGATCAATGGCCTGTTGCGTCGGCTGGGGCAGGGGGGGATCAAAGCGAATACGACCCTTTTTAAGCACCCCTAGGGGCACCGTTACAATGACGGCCCGCCCTTGATACACTTGCTGGCCAGTTTCTACCGTGACGGCAGGGGGGGCACCATAGGAAATGCGCTGTACCGCTTGGTTGCGATAGATCGTTAACGGCTCAGGGGACTGGCTCAGGTGATCAATAATGCCGTGATACCCCTGCGGAAATAGCAGATCTTCACCCGCAAACGCCGCGTCACTGTCGAAGTGCTGATGGGATAGCTCATGAATATCAGCAGCCCGCTCGTGCTCAATCGTGGTGTTGAAGTAAAAATTTAATTCAGGGGTCAAGGGTTGGCGGCGCATCCGCTCAAGCACCGTCTGTAGCGAGTCTGTAGGACGACTCGACTGAGCCATCACCCCCTCAAGGAGGCGATCGCCCTCCGCGTACAGAGCTTCTGTGGCTGCCTCTGCAAGAGGACGACCATCACTGTTGTAGAGGATAAGATTGTCGTAGTTCGTCTCTTGGGTGGGCACTCCTGCTGCCATTGCCAAGCGATGGATCGGATTGCCGTCGCTGCCATGGATCCAGCTTGCCCCCAAATCCACAGGCACCCTGAAGTGATTTAGCGTCCAAATGCGCCCGCCAAGGCGATCGCGTGCCTCTAGAATACACACCCGCTGCCCTGCCCCCTGAAGTCGCCGCGCTGCCGCCAGACCGGCAATCCCCGCACCCACCACAATGACATCCCATAGGCTCTGGGAGGTCACCGACCAACACTGGCTGAGGCTGACCCCTAAACCTGCCATCACCCCCTGCACAAATTGGCGGCGTTTCAAGGGGAATGGCATACCGGTTAGGCCATATTGGGGGGGATACTCAAACTACGGCGTACCTGAGCCAGCAGAGACTCACGACTCACTTCCCAGCCCCGTTCGCCATTGGGCGGCTCTAGGACAATCAGGCTATCCACCGGATCAGCCGCTAGAAGTTGGAACAGCAGTGAAATAATGGGCATTTCAGTGACCACAAGCTGACTCTCGGGGTCATTGGCAGCGGCGGCCATGTCTGCACTGCCGTAGGCATGAATCACCACCTTTTGCTGGTAAGGGGGCTGCCGCTCCTCAAGGGTGATGACCTGCCACTGGCCATCTTCGGTTTGCAGGACGTAGTAGATGGTCTGCTGGTAGCGTTGGGCTTCTTCTAGCAGGATGGGGGCAATCGCTTGGACGGCAGCAATCGTTGCCGCGTCGTCTGGGGCGTTGGCAATTAGCTCATTAACTTGGGTGTGTAGATCCACAACGCCTCCTCGGCAGGAAACTTACTTCTTGGCTTCGAGGGCATCTAGGTCAAGGGCTTGGGAGCCACCGCTGGCCAAAATGGTTAGCAGTTTGCCCAGTTGGTACCACACTAACAGGGCAGTGGCAATGGTTAAACCAAGGGCGATCGCCATACTCAACCCCGCCGGAAAGCCATAGGTCCACAGCCCGGCGCTCAAAAATAGCCAAATCCCCAAGGAAATGCCTAAATAGGGCAACTGGAGTTGGGGACCCCGCAGTTGACCCAGAATACGGGTGGAGCGGCTGCGGTTCCAGTCCTGCACACTTTGCTTGAGGGTGGCCTCAAACGCCTTGCCACTGGTCAACCCCATAAAAATTCCGGCAAGCAGCACTACGATGGGTGGATCAAACACAACAATACCTGTCCTTCCTGCACAAGTTGGCTTTCGACAACCACCCCCTAGCGGGCAACGACCAAGGACGCTTCGTCTTTTTCCTTAGCAAGGGTCTGGGAAACAGACGCTTTGAGCGCTTCCCATGCCACATCAATGAAAAAGAGCGGTCGAAGGTCAGACTTCACCAAATTCCAGAGCCGCTGCACTTCCTCGGTATGGAGTCGGTCGTCTTCGGTTAACGCTAGCACAATTTGTCGCCGTAGGTACTGCCCCTCCTCCGAAAATAGGTATTGCAGACCAAGGGTAGCGGTAGGCGCAAGGTTAAAGTGATCGTCTTGGCGGGCGATCGCAATTAGGTTTTCTAGCCGTTGCCATTGCAGGCGATCGTCTTTGAAAAGCACATCCAACAGCCGTCGCCGCAGTTGGGGTGACTCCCCTTGTAACAGGCGGCGCGCCACGTAGGGATAGCTCACATTTACAATCCGAAACTCAGGGTTCAAGCAAAGGGCAATGCCCTCTTGGGTCACCAGCGAACGGATAATCAGGGCAAACTTAGCGGGCACCCGAAATGGGTAAGCGTACATTAACTCGGAAAAGCGATCCGTAATGACCTTGAAATTAAATTCCTGCACGCTCGACCCCAGCACTTCCTCGAACACCGACTCCAGCGCAGGGATAATGGGCGTAATGTCGGTTTCAGGGGTGAGGAACCCCAATTTAACAAAATCCGCCGCTAGTTGGTCGTAGTCCTTATTCACCAAGTGCACCACCGCATCCACAAGGGACTCCTTGGTGCTCTCCTCCAACTGATCCATCATGCCAAAGTCAATGTAGGCCATGCGCCCGTCCGCCATGGCAAACAGGTTACCCGGGTGGGGATCCGCATGGAAAAAGCCAAATTCCAGCAACTGCCGCAGACCGGAAATAACCCCAACGCGGATTAACTGATCCGGGTCAACCCCCGCCGCTAGCATACAATCGGTGCGGGTGAGCTTAATACCGTGGATCCATTCCAATGTGAGGACGTGCTGGCTGGTGAACTCCCAGTAAATTTTGGGCACTTTTACCGTTGGGTCATCGCGGAAGTTGGCGGCAAATTTTTCGGCATTGCGCCCTTCGTTCAGATAGTCAATTTCCTCAAACAGCTTGCGGCCAAACTCATCGACAATATCCCGCAGGTCGTAGCAGAGGTTCACCGGCAGCAGGGGCTTTAACCACTGCACCAGCACCCGAATTAAAAATAAATCGCGGGTAATTACCGGTAGCAGGTTAGGCCGTTGCACCTTCACCGCCACTTCCTCGCCCGTGTGCAGCTTCGCCCGATAGACCTGCCCCAAACTGGCAGCAGCCACCGGTTGCAGCGAAAACTCGGCAAAAATATCCCCCAAATTTAACCGTAAATCCCGCTCAATAATGGCAATGGCAATATCGTTGGGGAAGGGGGGAAGCTTATCCTGTAGCAGCGTCAGTTGATCAAGATAGGCGGGACAAACAAGATCCGGACGGGTGGAGAGTGCCTGCCCCACTTTAATAAACGTGGGTCCCAAGCGAATGAGCAGCTTGCGCAGTTGCATAGCCCGTAGGGGCACGTTTGCTTCCTGCTGGCCGAGCAATTTGTCCCATTGCAGCAAGAACCAAAATGTAAAGAATGATACAAGAATGTTACAGAACCGCCATGCCACTTGCCATGGTCGAAACCGGAAGTAACGGGCGATCGCCTCGGGATCGTAGCGACGATGACCAGCACTAGGGACAGCGGACACGAGGGGAGTCACAGCGTTTCTTTCACCTTTTACCTGAACCCACGTTACTACAGCCGTTTCACCCTGCCATGAGTGCTTTTACGGATGCTTAGAAAGCCTAACGTAAGCAACCATCACAATTATGAGGATTTTGTTGATCCCCACCCCAGAAACGACGGGTTCTTTGGGTTGGCTGATATGGGGCACTTATATATAGTATAGAAAACTACACATTTCCCCTGCAAAAGCCAAGAATTCTTAACAAAACTTTAACTTTTCTGAGTCTAAAATCCGAGGGGGTTCTCGGTAAAATTGCCTACTTTGCTGGGGTGGGGGGCACCAACTCAACATTAATTTCATTGACCGGGCGTGGCCGCAGTTCCACGGACTCGGAGCGCGGCAGCAGGTCAAAAACCTCTCGCAGGGTATCGTCAAGGGTTTCAAAGGGCACCGCGCCGACCACGTCTTGGCGGAGTTGTCCTTGGCGATCAAAAATCAGGGTCTGCGGCACCCGTCCGTTGTAGTAGTAGCCGGGGTCTGTGGCGCTAAACTCAGCCCCAAGGGGCAGGGCATCCACATCAATGGGAATGAAATCAGTCACCCGGCCATAGTAGCCCTGAAGCTGGGAAATAGTGGTAGCAAACTGTTTGCAATCGCGACTGTCGTTCACGTAGAACAGCAGCAGGGTGGCGCGATCGCTCCTTAAGGACTGGCTCAGGCTAACTTTCGGCGGCACTAAGGAACCATTACCGCCGTAGAGGGCAAAAATGTTGCCATCGTAGCGATCATCTTGCAGCCCCGCCCAACTGCTGCCGCTAAGTAGCCCCCACACCAATACCGTCAGGCTTATCAGGGTGAGAGTGTGTGCCCACAGCCGTTTCATGTATTTTCAACACTCACCAGAGATGTGCTGCCACCTGTCACTATACCATTCCTCAACACGACTATGCCGATACTCGGTGTGGCTCTTAAAACGTAACTGAACACCCGACTGAATACCCGATAATTTTAGTCGGATATATTTGACAGGGCGATCGCCCCCTGATAGGATGGTCAGCAACTTGTCTGAAGGCCGTCCATGACTGCAACCCTTACATCCGCAACCACCAACGCCTACTTCACCCACCTGCAATGCAAAGAGTGTGGTGCCGAGTATGAGCCGCAAGCCATTCACGTGTGCGAGTACTGCTTTGGTCCCCTTGAGGTCAAGTACGATCTAAGCAAGTTATCGGCAGCGGTGAGCCGCCGCGCTATTGAAGCCGGGCCCAAGTCCATCTGGCGCTATCGACCCTTTTTACCTGTTACCTCCGCCGAGCCCATTGACGTGGGGACGGGCATGACCCCCCTGCTCAAGGCCAATCGCTTAGGGCGGCGGTTAGGGCTGAAGCATCTGTACATCAAAAACGATGCGGTGAATATGCCCACCCTCAGCTTTAAGGATCGGGTGGTGTCGGTGGCGCTCACCCGGGCGCGAGAACTGGGCTTTACCACTGTCTCCTGTGCCAGTACCGGTAACTTGGCCAATTCCACCGCGGCGATCGCCGCCCATGCGGGCTTAGACTGCTGCGTCTTCATTCCGGCAGATTTAGAAGCGGGTAAAGTCTTGGGCACCCTCATTTATGCGCCCACCCTGATGGCGGTGCAGGGCAATTACGACCAAGTCAATCGCCTGTGCTCTGAGGTGGCCAATACCCATGGCTGGGGATTTGTGAACATTAATTTGCGTCCCTACTACTCCGAAGGCTCAAAAACCCTTGGCTACGAGGTGATTGAACAGTTGGGGTGGCAGTTACCCGATCACATTGTGGCTCCCTTGGCCTCCGGCTCATTATTTACCAAAATCTATAAAGGCTTCCGCGAATTTGTCGAAGTGGGCTTAGTGGCCGACAAACCCGTGCGCTGTAGCGGTGCACAGGCAGCAGGCTGCTCCCCCATTGCTCAGGCCTACGCTGAAGGGCGAGATTTTGTGGCACCCGTGAAGCCTAACACGATTGCTAAATCCATTGCCATCGGCAACCCCGCCGACGGGGTCTATGCCCTCGATATTGCCCGCAAAACGAACGGTGCCATTGAAGCGGTCAACGATGATGAAATTGTGGCCGGCATTAAGCTCTTGGCAGAAACCGAAGGCATTTTCACCGAAACCGCTGGCGGCACCACCATTGCCGTCCTGCAAAAACTAGTGGTC harbors:
- a CDS encoding AarF/ABC1/UbiB kinase family protein; the protein is MTPLVSAVPSAGHRRYDPEAIARYFRFRPWQVAWRFCNILVSFFTFWFLLQWDKLLGQQEANVPLRAMQLRKLLIRLGPTFIKVGQALSTRPDLVCPAYLDQLTLLQDKLPPFPNDIAIAIIERDLRLNLGDIFAEFSLQPVAAASLGQVYRAKLHTGEEVAVKVQRPNLLPVITRDLFLIRVLVQWLKPLLPVNLCYDLRDIVDEFGRKLFEEIDYLNEGRNAEKFAANFRDDPTVKVPKIYWEFTSQHVLTLEWIHGIKLTRTDCMLAAGVDPDQLIRVGVISGLRQLLEFGFFHADPHPGNLFAMADGRMAYIDFGMMDQLEESTKESLVDAVVHLVNKDYDQLAADFVKLGFLTPETDITPIIPALESVFEEVLGSSVQEFNFKVITDRFSELMYAYPFRVPAKFALIIRSLVTQEGIALCLNPEFRIVNVSYPYVARRLLQGESPQLRRRLLDVLFKDDRLQWQRLENLIAIARQDDHFNLAPTATLGLQYLFSEEGQYLRRQIVLALTEDDRLHTEEVQRLWNLVKSDLRPLFFIDVAWEALKASVSQTLAKEKDEASLVVAR
- a CDS encoding thylakoid membrane photosystem I accumulation factor, with the translated sequence MKRLWAHTLTLISLTVLVWGLLSGSSWAGLQDDRYDGNIFALYGGNGSLVPPKVSLSQSLRSDRATLLLFYVNDSRDCKQFATTISQLQGYYGRVTDFIPIDVDALPLGAEFSATDPGYYYNGRVPQTLIFDRQGQLRQDVVGAVPFETLDDTLREVFDLLPRSESVELRPRPVNEINVELVPPTPAK
- the thrC gene encoding threonine synthase, with product MTATLTSATTNAYFTHLQCKECGAEYEPQAIHVCEYCFGPLEVKYDLSKLSAAVSRRAIEAGPKSIWRYRPFLPVTSAEPIDVGTGMTPLLKANRLGRRLGLKHLYIKNDAVNMPTLSFKDRVVSVALTRARELGFTTVSCASTGNLANSTAAIAAHAGLDCCVFIPADLEAGKVLGTLIYAPTLMAVQGNYDQVNRLCSEVANTHGWGFVNINLRPYYSEGSKTLGYEVIEQLGWQLPDHIVAPLASGSLFTKIYKGFREFVEVGLVADKPVRCSGAQAAGCSPIAQAYAEGRDFVAPVKPNTIAKSIAIGNPADGVYALDIARKTNGAIEAVNDDEIVAGIKLLAETEGIFTETAGGTTIAVLQKLVVTGKIDPDEVTVVYITGNGLKTQEAVQDYVGEPLTIEPKLASFERALERSRTLERLDWQPVLV
- a CDS encoding FAD-dependent oxidoreductase, whose product is MKRRQFVQGVMAGLGVSLSQCWSVTSQSLWDVIVVGAGIAGLAAARRLQGAGQRVCILEARDRLGGRIWTLNHFRVPVDLGASWIHGSDGNPIHRLAMAAGVPTQETNYDNLILYNSDGRPLAEAATEALYAEGDRLLEGVMAQSSRPTDSLQTVLERMRRQPLTPELNFYFNTTIEHERAADIHELSHQHFDSDAAFAGEDLLFPQGYHGIIDHLSQSPEPLTIYRNQAVQRISYGAPPAVTVETGQQVYQGRAVIVTVPLGVLKKGRIRFDPPLPQPTQQAIDRLGMGILNKVVLEFPTVFWEEVEILNYISERKGEWCEWLNLHAYTGQPLLMAFNAATFGRRLEARSDQQIIGAAMATLRRLYGADIPDPTRFALSRWGQDPFSYGAYSFIPPLASPADYRSLSEPIGDRLFLAGEATHDRYPATVHGAYLSGDRAAKAWLAAR
- a CDS encoding glutamate synthase-related protein; the protein is MQQSSLFSPANSPALNHGYHGQPWLVEERDACGVGFVAHRKGVASHRIIEQALEGLTCLEHRGGCSADRDSGDGAGIMTAIPWELLPEFGIPRQRIGVAMIFLPQGAATAAAKAIVERVLSENELRLLGWRTVPVNGDVLGVQAKQNQPQIEQLFVASSKAVGDELERQLYLARKRIERAVTQSSAEWQHDFYICSFSTRTIVYKGMVRSVVLAQFYDDLRNPNYVSPFALYHRRFSTNTMPKWPLAQPMRMLGHNGEINTLLGNINWMRARQSQLAHPYWQDAFADLTPVVNAENSDSANLDNVLELLVQSGRQPLHAMMMLVPEAYQNQPGLDDHPEVVDFYEYYSGIQEAWDGPALVAFSDGKIVGATLDRNGLRPARYTLTSDDLVIVSSEAGSIHIPAEMVLEKGRLGPGQMIAVDLEHQELLTNWEIKQRVAQQQPYGEWLKTYRQELTPQPYWEEPQLESHTCLQQQTAFGFSAEDVEMIIEAMAKDGKEPTFCMGDDIPLAVLSSQPHLLYDYFKQRFAQVTNPPIDPLREKLVMSLVTRLGARGNLLVESPEDARLLQLNSPLINEAELAEILKAPFGAVRLSTQFAIDQGPAGLEAAVNRLCEQAATAVQSGSAILVLSDRHNQAGELQMVAADTSYIPPLLAVGAVHHHLIARGIRRRVSLVVETAQCWSTHHFACLIGYGAGAVCPYLTWETIRQWWHSDRTQNLMAKGKLANIDLQTAQANYRKAIEEGLLKILSKMGISLIASYRGAQIFEAIGIGDDLLNKAFIGTTSRVGGLTLRDLAQETIRFHHKAFPELTSKKLENFGFVQFRPGGEYHMNNPEMAKALHKAVAANSYDHYQVYRQQLTGRPPTALRDLLEFQSDRPPIPLEAVEPASEIVKRFCTGGMSLGALSREAHEVLAIAMNRLGGKSNSGEGGEDPVRFQILTDVDAEGRSPQLPHLRGLRNGDTASSAIKQVASGRFGVTPEYLTHAQQIEIKIAQGAKPGEGGQLPGTKVSPYIAMLRRSKPGVSLISPPPHHDIYSIEDLAQLIFDLHQINPQAQVSVKLVAEIGIGTIAAGVAKANADVIQISGHDGGTGASPLSSIKHAGSPWELGLTEVHRVLLENQLRDRVVLRVDGGLKCGWDVVMGALMGAEEFGFGSVAMIAEGCIMARICHTNNCPVGVATQKEDLRQRFPGLPEHVVNFFLFIAEEVRSILAQLGYTSLRDVVGRADLLTPRSDLHLAKTAPLNLDCLTKLPDTRSDRRWLEHETVHSNGPVLDDQILARPEVQAAISKQQTVELTLPIVNTDRTVGARIAGAIAKQYGNTGFEGQITLHFHGSAGQSFGAFNLPGMILHLTGEANDYVGKGMHGGELIIKPPANAPYTAEANVIIGNTCLYGATGGVLFANGRAGERFAVRNSKAQAVVEGTGDHCCEYMTGGVVVVLGTTGRNVGAGMTGGLAYILDEVGTFPAKVNPEIVRIQRVTSAIGAAQLRQLITAHRERTGSPKAALILEQWESYLPLFWQVVPPSEANSPEVVGETPVDAPDKVLSPLS